A stretch of Streptococcus sp. oral taxon 061 DNA encodes these proteins:
- a CDS encoding glucosamine-6-phosphate deaminase, whose protein sequence is MKVIQVKNPEEGGKVAFEILKEKLANGAQTLGLATGSSPLEFYGEIVKSDLDFSNLTSVNLDEYVGLDGDNPQSYRYFMQENLFNKKPFKESFLPRGVKDNAEEEVERYNQILADHPVDLQILGIGRNGHIGFNEPGTPFDSQTHLVDLDQSTIEANARFFDKIEDVPTQAISMGIKNILDAKSILLFAYGESKAEAIAGTVEGPVTESLPASSLQNHPDVTIIADAGALSLLEK, encoded by the coding sequence GCTTTTGAAATTTTAAAAGAAAAGTTAGCAAACGGTGCTCAAACATTAGGACTTGCGACAGGTAGCAGTCCACTTGAGTTTTATGGAGAAATCGTTAAGAGTGACCTTGATTTTTCAAATCTTACAAGTGTTAACTTGGACGAATATGTAGGTCTTGATGGAGATAACCCACAATCTTATCGTTACTTTATGCAAGAAAATCTATTCAATAAAAAGCCATTCAAAGAAAGCTTTTTACCGCGTGGTGTAAAAGATAATGCAGAAGAAGAAGTAGAACGTTATAATCAAATTCTTGCAGATCATCCAGTAGATTTACAAATCTTGGGAATTGGCCGAAATGGACATATTGGATTTAATGAGCCAGGAACTCCATTTGATAGTCAAACACACCTTGTAGATCTTGATCAGTCTACTATTGAAGCAAATGCTCGCTTCTTTGATAAGATTGAAGATGTACCAACACAAGCTATCTCAATGGGAATCAAAAATATTCTAGATGCAAAATCTATTCTTCTCTTTGCTTATGGTGAATCTAAGGCAGAAGCTATCGCTGGAACTGTTGAAGGTCCAGTTACTGAAAGTCTTCCAGCAAGTAGTTTGCAGAACCATCCAGATGTAACTATTATTGCGGATGCTGGAGCACTTAGCCTGCTTGAAAAATAA
- a CDS encoding LPXTG cell wall anchor domain-containing protein, whose amino-acid sequence MKNQKRFGKLLITLLSTGVLLAALQSQEIITAEETTTAEQISTTSAEATTSAEAVTTTETPAREAREVAAEVTGTIKNHDIKYYEYYTDVDLSFSITDDDVKEGDYVTVTLENVAVLNQLNGKDVTYEGKTIGKISIVSFENVNKARQGSNDTAQMQQAELESTRATLKITFTKAIEAEKPDVLKQVKFQITSDNAYNGAVIANKDYTLNQVIKVGSSSVTSTVDIPKVEQFATETNSIHFTPSGNTIKFNADGSYETTTQFQVRGSEGMKVGSTVELEFNDASGIEWKTSGDDAIKVGDTHQAYFILPVYSSYSVNQYGAYVFPTGVAPKFKVTSVSAKKITLEMISGDVPKELGVFFGVGQNRINIIDKSKIDLEKMQYDVSKVATATIDGKDSKGIYIYRIINDSAGAQLVLDTLVTDYKDIDTKENLKPQDKGWKDPATIDGYEFVKTEKDREGNRIHWYKKVEQTTTTTSTTTTTTTTTTTTTTTVEPTTTSTTTTTVEPTTTTTAEASTTTTTTEESTTTTTTEESTTTTTTVETTPGKSSEETPSGKTTEETRPETTSTTSEPKKELPNTGSKESLFATGVALLVAGLGVLGLKKQDN is encoded by the coding sequence ATGAAAAACCAGAAAAGGTTTGGAAAATTATTAATCACTTTATTGTCTACAGGTGTGCTTTTGGCCGCTCTTCAAAGTCAAGAAATCATCACTGCTGAAGAAACAACGACAGCTGAGCAAATTTCTACAACAAGTGCTGAAGCAACAACTTCTGCTGAAGCTGTAACAACTACAGAAACTCCTGCACGTGAAGCAAGAGAAGTAGCTGCAGAAGTGACTGGTACTATTAAAAACCATGATATTAAATATTATGAATACTACACAGATGTAGACCTTTCTTTTTCAATTACAGATGATGATGTGAAAGAAGGCGACTATGTTACAGTTACATTAGAAAACGTCGCTGTCTTAAATCAACTAAATGGCAAGGATGTCACTTACGAAGGTAAGACAATTGGTAAAATTTCAATTGTTTCGTTTGAAAACGTCAATAAAGCACGTCAAGGTTCAAACGATACAGCTCAAATGCAACAAGCTGAATTGGAATCAACACGCGCGACATTAAAAATTACATTTACGAAAGCTATTGAAGCTGAAAAACCAGATGTATTGAAACAAGTCAAGTTCCAAATTACATCAGATAACGCTTATAATGGAGCTGTAATCGCAAATAAAGACTACACTTTAAACCAAGTGATTAAAGTTGGATCTTCTTCTGTGACAAGTACAGTAGATATTCCGAAAGTAGAACAATTTGCTACTGAGACAAACTCAATCCACTTCACACCTTCTGGAAATACGATTAAATTCAACGCTGATGGATCATATGAAACGACTACACAATTCCAAGTTCGTGGAAGTGAAGGTATGAAAGTTGGTTCAACTGTTGAGTTAGAATTCAATGATGCTTCAGGTATCGAGTGGAAAACAAGTGGAGATGATGCAATTAAAGTGGGCGACACACACCAAGCTTACTTTATCTTACCTGTCTATAGTAGCTATAGTGTTAACCAATATGGTGCTTATGTGTTCCCGACAGGTGTAGCACCTAAGTTTAAAGTAACTTCAGTTTCAGCTAAGAAAATCACACTTGAAATGATTTCAGGAGATGTTCCAAAAGAATTAGGAGTATTCTTCGGTGTTGGTCAAAACCGTATTAATATCATCGATAAATCTAAGATTGATCTTGAAAAAATGCAATATGATGTTTCGAAAGTAGCTACGGCAACTATTGATGGGAAAGATTCAAAGGGTATCTATATTTACCGTATCATTAATGATTCTGCAGGTGCACAATTAGTTCTTGATACGCTTGTAACAGACTACAAAGATATCGATACAAAAGAAAATCTTAAACCACAGGATAAGGGTTGGAAAGATCCAGCTACTATTGATGGTTATGAGTTTGTGAAAACAGAAAAAGATCGTGAAGGAAATCGTATCCACTGGTATAAAAAAGTAGAACAAACTACGACAACAACTAGTACTACGACTACAACTACCACGACTACAACTACCACGACAACAACAGTAGAGCCAACTACTACTTCAACAACTACAACGACAGTAGAGCCAACAACAACTACAACGGCAGAAGCGTCAACTACCACTACAACAACAGAAGAATCAACTACCACTACAACAACAGAAGAATCAACTACCACTACTACAACAGTTGAGACAACTCCAGGTAAATCAAGTGAAGAAACTCCTTCAGGTAAAACAACTGAAGAAACAAGACCTGAAACTACGTCTACAACATCTGAACCTAAAAAGGAATTGCCAAATACTGGTTCTAAAGAATCATTGTTTGCAACTGGTGTAGCACTCTTGGTAGCTGGTCTTGGAGTCTTGGGCTTAAAGAAACAAGATAACTAA
- the rpsU gene encoding 30S ribosomal protein S21: MSKTVVRKNESLDDALRRFKRAVTKAGTLQETRKREFYEKPSVKRKRKSEAARKRKKF, from the coding sequence ATGTCTAAAACAGTAGTACGTAAGAATGAATCTCTTGACGATGCACTTCGTCGTTTCAAACGTGCGGTTACTAAAGCTGGTACTCTTCAAGAAACACGCAAACGTGAATTCTATGAAAAACCTTCTGTAAAACGTAAACGTAAATCAGAAGCAGCTCGTAAACGTAAAAAATTCTAA
- a CDS encoding class I SAM-dependent methyltransferase → MIYIIGFICFLLLMLLFYRLIQQSKNPSGILGKRMMKLWNRAYLPMFVWAIRHLDRTFYPVILDVGVGNGRSTILLKETFPQSTITGIDISDTAIAQAKQIEMTNLNFERRDVRETGFSDESVDLITAFQTHFHWQNLEASFMEIRRILKSDGMLLLACEYNKLSYFLPQVQSEEAFRRFLLSVGFELVASQRKGSWILYKIRKGFVKK, encoded by the coding sequence TTGATTTATATAATCGGTTTTATTTGTTTTTTACTTTTAATGTTACTGTTTTATCGTCTCATTCAGCAATCAAAGAACCCTTCAGGTATTCTAGGAAAACGAATGATGAAATTGTGGAATAGAGCCTATCTCCCCATGTTTGTATGGGCAATTCGTCATCTGGATAGGACATTTTACCCTGTAATCTTAGATGTAGGAGTTGGGAACGGCCGTTCAACCATCCTACTGAAAGAAACTTTTCCGCAAAGTACTATAACTGGAATCGATATTTCAGATACCGCAATAGCTCAAGCCAAACAGATAGAGATGACTAATCTAAATTTTGAACGAAGAGACGTTAGGGAGACAGGTTTTTCTGATGAAAGTGTTGATTTAATCACAGCCTTTCAAACTCATTTTCATTGGCAGAATCTAGAGGCTTCTTTTATGGAAATTCGAAGAATACTCAAATCAGACGGGATGCTCTTACTGGCTTGTGAATATAACAAGTTATCTTACTTTTTACCACAGGTTCAAAGCGAAGAAGCATTTAGACGATTCTTGTTATCAGTAGGGTTTGAGCTCGTAGCTAGTCAAAGAAAGGGATCGTGGATCCTTTATAAAATTCGTAAAGGATTTGTTAAAAAGTAG